A window of the Zootoca vivipara chromosome 14, rZooViv1.1, whole genome shotgun sequence genome harbors these coding sequences:
- the SNX1 gene encoding sorting nexin-1 isoform X1: protein MASGGSPVDRLPPPFPAAEPAGAPEAGSDSDGEDIFTGSSSKPMSPKKESPAPVRTTSTENGVQEEQDDQDLFADATVELSLDSTQNNQKKEMATVISSVPSLEKTANLPSKPQSKTYEELEEEEQEDKFELSVEVSDPEKIGDGMNAYVAYKVSTQTTLPMFRNKQFSVKRRFSDFLGLYEKLSEKHTQNGFIVPPPPEKSLIGMTKVKVGKEDSSSTEFLEKRRAALERYLQRTVNHPTMLQDPDVREFLEKDELPRAVGTQTLSGAGLLKMFNRATDAVNKMTIKMNESDVWFEEKLQEVECEEQRLRKLHAVVELLVNHRKELSLNTGQFAKSLAMLGSSEDNTAMSRALSQLAEVEEKIEQLHQEQANSDFFLLAELLSDYIRLLSVVRGAFDQRMKTWQRWQDAQIMLQKKRETEARLLWANKPDKLQQAKEEISEWESRVTQYERDFERISAVLRKEVLRFEKEKTKDFKTHVTKYLETLLHSQKQFVKYWDAFLPEAKAIS from the exons ATGGCGTCGGGAGGCTCCCCTGTGGACCGGCTGCCTCCGCCTTTCCCCGCggcggagcctgcgggcgccccgGAGGCGGGCAGCGACTCGGACGGGGAGGACATTTTCACCGGCAGCTCC AGCAAGCCAATGTCACCTAAGAAAGAGTCGCCTGCACCAGTAAGAACTACCTCCACAGAAAATGGTGTTCAGGAGGAACAGGATGATCAGGACCTATTCGCAG ATGCCACTGTAGAGTTGTCTCTTGATAGCACACAAAACAACCAGAAGAAAGAGATGGCTACTGTGATCAGCTCTGTCCCTTCTTTAGAGAAAACAGCAAATTTGCCTTCTAAGCCACAGTCAAAAACCTATGAGGAG TTGGAAGAAGAGGAACAGGAAGACAAATTTGAACTTTCAGTGGAAGTGAGTGATCCTGAGAAAATTG GAGATGGTATGAATGCCTATGTGGCCTACAAAGTGTCGACACAG ACCACTTTGCCAATGTTCAGGAATAAGCAGTTCTCTGTGAAGAGGAGATTCAGCGACTTCCTGGGCTTGTATGAGAAGCTATCAGAGAAGCACACACAAAATGGATTCATCGTCCccccacctcctgagaagagttTGATAG GAATGACCAAAGTAAAAGTTGGGAAAGAAGATTCTTCCTCCACAGAATTCCTAGAAAAACGTCGAGCTGCCTTAGAAAG GTATCTTCAAAGAACGGTCAACCATCCAACCATGCTGCAGGACCCAGATGTCAGGGAATTCTTGGAAAAAGATGAG TTGCCACGAGCAGTTGGCACTCAGACCCTGAGTGGAGCTGGACTTCTGAAGATGTTCAACAGAGCTACTGATGCCGTTAACAAAATGACCATCAAGATGAATGAGTCAGATGTC TGGTTTGAAGAGAAACTTCAGGAGGTAGAATGTGAGGAGCAGCGCCTGCGGAAGCTACATGCGGTTGTAGAACTGCTAGTTAATCACAGGAAAG AACTGTCACTGAATACGGGTCAGTTTGCCAAGAGTTTAGCCATGCTGGGGAGTTCAGAGGACAACACCGCCATGTCCCGGGCACTCTCCCAGCTGGCTGAGGTGGAAGAGAAGATTGAACAGCTGCACCAAGAACAGGCCAACAGTGACTTCTTCCTCCTGGCTGAGCTCCTGAGTGACTACATTCGCCTTCTTTCTGTTGTGAGG GGTGCCTTTGACCAGCGGATGAAGACATGGCAGCGCTGGCAGGATGCCCAGATCATGCTGCAGAAGAAACGAGAAACAGAGGCTCGGCTGCTGTGGGCCAACAAACCCGACAAGCTTCAGCAAGCCAAAGAGGAGATCTCAGAG TGGGAATCTCGTGTGACGCAATATGAGCGAGACTTTGAACGAATATCTGCAGTTCTCCGGAAGGAGGTGTTGCGGTTTGAG AAAGAGAAAACGAAAGATTTCAAAACTCATGTGACCAAATACCTGGAGACGCTGTTACATTCGCAGAAGCAG TTTGTGAAGTACTGGGATGCATTCCTACCGGAGGCAAAGGCCATCTCCTAA
- the SNX1 gene encoding sorting nexin-1 isoform X2, with protein sequence MASGGSPVDRLPPPFPAAEPAGAPEAGSDSDGEDIFTGSSSKPMSPKKESPAPVRTTSTENGVQEEQDDQDLFADATVELSLDSTQNNQKKEMATVISSVPSLEKTANLPSKPQSKTYEELEEEEQEDKFELSVEVSDPEKIGDGMNAYVAYKVSTQTTLPMFRNKQFSVKRRFSDFLGLYEKLSEKHTQNGFIVPPPPEKSLIGMTKVKVGKEDSSSTEFLEKRRAALERYLQRTVNHPTMLQDPDVREFLEKDELPRAVGTQTLSGAGLLKMFNRATDAVNKMTIKMNESDVWFEEKLQEVECEEQRLRKLHAVVELLVNHRKELSLNTGQFAKSLAMLGSSEDNTAMSRALSQLAEVEEKIEQLHQEQANSDFFLLAELLSDYIRLLSVVRGAFDQRMKTWQRWQDAQIMLQKKRETEARLLWANKPDKLQQAKEEISEKEKTKDFKTHVTKYLETLLHSQKQFVKYWDAFLPEAKAIS encoded by the exons ATGGCGTCGGGAGGCTCCCCTGTGGACCGGCTGCCTCCGCCTTTCCCCGCggcggagcctgcgggcgccccgGAGGCGGGCAGCGACTCGGACGGGGAGGACATTTTCACCGGCAGCTCC AGCAAGCCAATGTCACCTAAGAAAGAGTCGCCTGCACCAGTAAGAACTACCTCCACAGAAAATGGTGTTCAGGAGGAACAGGATGATCAGGACCTATTCGCAG ATGCCACTGTAGAGTTGTCTCTTGATAGCACACAAAACAACCAGAAGAAAGAGATGGCTACTGTGATCAGCTCTGTCCCTTCTTTAGAGAAAACAGCAAATTTGCCTTCTAAGCCACAGTCAAAAACCTATGAGGAG TTGGAAGAAGAGGAACAGGAAGACAAATTTGAACTTTCAGTGGAAGTGAGTGATCCTGAGAAAATTG GAGATGGTATGAATGCCTATGTGGCCTACAAAGTGTCGACACAG ACCACTTTGCCAATGTTCAGGAATAAGCAGTTCTCTGTGAAGAGGAGATTCAGCGACTTCCTGGGCTTGTATGAGAAGCTATCAGAGAAGCACACACAAAATGGATTCATCGTCCccccacctcctgagaagagttTGATAG GAATGACCAAAGTAAAAGTTGGGAAAGAAGATTCTTCCTCCACAGAATTCCTAGAAAAACGTCGAGCTGCCTTAGAAAG GTATCTTCAAAGAACGGTCAACCATCCAACCATGCTGCAGGACCCAGATGTCAGGGAATTCTTGGAAAAAGATGAG TTGCCACGAGCAGTTGGCACTCAGACCCTGAGTGGAGCTGGACTTCTGAAGATGTTCAACAGAGCTACTGATGCCGTTAACAAAATGACCATCAAGATGAATGAGTCAGATGTC TGGTTTGAAGAGAAACTTCAGGAGGTAGAATGTGAGGAGCAGCGCCTGCGGAAGCTACATGCGGTTGTAGAACTGCTAGTTAATCACAGGAAAG AACTGTCACTGAATACGGGTCAGTTTGCCAAGAGTTTAGCCATGCTGGGGAGTTCAGAGGACAACACCGCCATGTCCCGGGCACTCTCCCAGCTGGCTGAGGTGGAAGAGAAGATTGAACAGCTGCACCAAGAACAGGCCAACAGTGACTTCTTCCTCCTGGCTGAGCTCCTGAGTGACTACATTCGCCTTCTTTCTGTTGTGAGG GGTGCCTTTGACCAGCGGATGAAGACATGGCAGCGCTGGCAGGATGCCCAGATCATGCTGCAGAAGAAACGAGAAACAGAGGCTCGGCTGCTGTGGGCCAACAAACCCGACAAGCTTCAGCAAGCCAAAGAGGAGATCTCAGAG AAAGAGAAAACGAAAGATTTCAAAACTCATGTGACCAAATACCTGGAGACGCTGTTACATTCGCAGAAGCAG TTTGTGAAGTACTGGGATGCATTCCTACCGGAGGCAAAGGCCATCTCCTAA